The Mycobacterium haemophilum DSM 44634 sequence AATACAGCATGACGCCGGGCTGATCGAAAGTCAGCGGTTAGGTGTCTACCAAGCTGGACATGTCCCTTTCATTAATCCGACTGAGCGGCTGGGGTATTCGGTCGACCTTGACTTGATGGGCCGCGTCAGACACCGCTTAAAAGATTTCGCCATGCCGTTATTGTCACGTGTTGCTGGTGGCCACAGCCAGCCATCACGAATGGCTTACGGCACCATCCTCAGCGGCGATCAGTACCTGCAGTGCGAAGTCACCCGCGACTCGCTGCAACGCGAACTCGGAGGGTTGGCGATCGAAATGGAAGGCGGTGCACTGGCTCAAGTCGGCGAATCCTTCGGTATACCTTGGCTTAACATCCGTTGCCTGTCCGACCTTGCCGGTTGCGACTCTCGGTTCGACTTCGCGGCGTTCGTTGACCACGTTGCCGTTGGTTCGGCTGCCATCTTGCGGCATCTGCTGCCAGTGCTGTGATCCAATAGCGTCGAGTCCGACGCGACCCGTTTGCGTCATCTCGTCGGAGGAGAACGATTCCTCCTGCTAATCATCCATTCGTCGGAATCTCTTGGAGCAGAATCGATCTACATTCACGGTATGTGGAAGAAGCCCTACATTACAGTGACTGAATTGCCCGACTGGGCTCAATGCCTGCAGCTATCTCCTCACCCCGAGGGTGGCTGGTTTAGAGAAACATGGCGCAGCGAATTAGAAATCAGCCAATCGGCCCTGCCCGCTGAATACGCTGGTCCACGCAGTGCCGGCACAGCCATTCTGTTCCTGCTGATGCCAGGTCAACAGTCCGCGTGGCATATAGTGCGCAGCGCTGAGCTATGGTTCTTCCACCGTGGCAGCCCACTCCTGTTGGAAGTAGGGGACAGACAGTGCACTGCCACAACACATGTGATGGGTGCCGATGTCCATGCCGGGCAACGCCCGCAACTGCTGGTTCCGCCTGGCTGTTGGCAACGTGCCCAACCACGCGACGACGAACCCACCCTCGTTAGCTGTGTCGTCGTACCTGGCTTCGACTTTACTGACTTCACCATGACACCTGCGTGAAGCGCAGTTGCTTACCGAGCTTGTTGCTGCGCTGAACTGCATCGCGATACCAGCCGGGCGGGAGCTGGTCCGTTGGTGGCTCGCGGCTGCAGCCGCACCGTCGCGAAGGTTGGACTTGGTGTCTGGCTAGTGTGATGCTGCCGAGGAAAGCGGCCTCGCTGGTTTCGCAGTGGCGTTATGCGTGCCGTGCCAGGTCGTTCAGCGCGGCTTGGGCGGCGTTGGCGCCGCACATTCCATGGGCTCCGGGTCCCGGTGGGGTAGCCGCTGAGCAGATGTACATGCCCGGTGCCCCAACAGCGTACGGCGACAGCGTGATTCGCGGCCCGAATACCAGCTGCCGAATGTCTTTGGCGCCGGTCATGATATCGCCGCCAACATAGTTATCGTTGTCGGTTGCTAGCTGCGTCGTTGTGCGGACTGTACAGCCGATAATGCGTTCTCGAAAACCGGGCGCGAACCGCTCGATCTGGGCAATGATCGCCGCGGTTGCGTCACCGGTATAGCCATTCGGGACGTGCGCATAACTCCATACCGGGTGAACGTTGCCCACCGAGCGTTGCGGATCGGCCAAATACTGCTGTCCAACGAGCACGAACGGCCGCTCGGGCATGCGTCCGGCGTGGATCTCGCGCTCGGTTGCGGCAAGTTCAGAGTAGCTACCGGCCAGGTGTACCGTGCCAGCCCGGTGGGCGTCCGGGTTGGTCCAGGGCACGCCGCCCTCGACGGCGAAGTCGACTTTGAATGCGCCGGGACCACGCCGGAACTTGGTGTACGCGCGCGAGATTCGGCGGGGAAGGCGGTCCGCCAGGATCGCGGCGACTGCACTCGGTGCCAAATCGAACATGGTGACGTCGGCTGGCGGCAGCTGTGCCGCTGTCTGGACCCGAACACCAGTCTCGATCTGGCCGCCCAGGTCGCTTAGCAGCGCCAGCATCGCGTTGGTAATCGCTTGTGATCCACCTTCGGCTACTGCCCAGCCGTGCCGGTGACCCGCCGTGATGATGCCAATTCCGATAGCGCAGGTCATCGGGTAGTGCAGCGGCCGAAAGGCATGGGCCGCAACACCACCGAACAACGCCCGCCCCTGTTCGGTGCGAAACAGCCGGGCGAACGTCGACGCGGGAAGCACGGTGGGTGCACCAAACCTGGCCAGCATCAGCGGATGGTGCGGGAACCGCAGCAGCGGCCGCATAATGTCCTCGGACAGTGCGTCGAACTGGGCTGCCGGATAGCCGAATACGAGTCGCCACCGGGATCCGTCGCGGCCGAGACTGGCCGCCGTCTGCGCTACCGAGCGGTGCAGCACCCCAGCGTTGCCGTCGTCGAGGGGGTGGACACAATCGATCTCCGGCCAACGCCAGGTGAGGCCGTATCGGTGCAGTTCGAAGCTGCTCAGGAACGGCGAGCCGACGGCCATTGGGTGGATCGCCGAGCAGTGGTCGTGCAGCAGCCCTGGAACGATGGCTTCGCTGCTGCGAGCGCCGCCGCCGACCTCGTCGGCAGCCTCGAGCACGGTGACCTGCAGGCCCGCCTTGGCCAGGGAGATGGCCGCGGCAAGCCCGTTGGGCCCGCCACCCACCACCAATGCAGTACTCATGCCAGCCGGCGCTGTTCGCGACGACTGTGCGCGATGCTGAATTGTGTCTCTGCGGACATTTCCTCTACATCGATTTTGGCTAATGATATTGGAATGACAACCACCGAAAAAACCATTTTCGAAGGTCCATTGCACCAGCTTGCTCGCAACGCGTGGCAGTTGCTACTGCTCATTGGTGTCCTGGCAGTGGCACTCGGCGTCATAGTGCTGGCCTGGCCAGGCAAGACACTGGTGGTAGCGGGTGTCCTGTTTGGCATCTACTTGGTGTTTTCCGGAATTGGGTATGTGTTTGCCGCTTTCGGCACGCACGCCGGCGCCGCCATGAGGGTGCTGGCATTCATTGGCGGCATCGTATCGCTGGTGTTGGGATTCTTTTGCTTCCGCGACAAACTCGAGTCGATCATGCTGTTGGCCCTGTGGATCGGCATCGGCTGGCTGTTCCGCGGCATGACCATCCTTGCTGCGGCGCTGTCTTTCGACCATATGCCTGCACGCGGTTGGCAGGCGCTCTCCGGCCTGATCATCGTGATCGGCGGCGGGGTAATGATCATCTCGCCGCTCAATTCGATTGCGATCTTGACTCTGGTCGCCGGCTGCTGGCTGATCGTGATCGGCATCATGGACGTCATCACGGCCTTGCAGGTTCGCGGCCGACTCAAGGCGTGACCCCGCGACGAGCCGACTCAGGCCGATAGGAGACTCCTGAATTCGTGGGCGGGGCGGGTGCATGGGCGGCGCTGGGCAGGTTCGCCGCCTCACGCCTTGACGAAGCAGCACATCTCGTAGGAGATCTTCCCGCTTTGCAGGTTCCGGAGGGTCCTCGAAGGCAATGCGGTCAGGATAGTGCAACCCCGGCCAGGAATTTTCCATCTTGATCCCGCGCATAACCTCCGCATTGATCACCCTTTGCGAAAGCATCCGCATCGGGGCGTCGGCCAGCGCCGCCTTCCATTCGGCGATACGGCCGCGGGGTCGGAAATCGGCGTACAGGAAATGTCCTCCCGGGCTCAGCACGCGCGCCACTTCGGCGAGGAAACGCGGCAACTGAGGTGTTCCTTGCCGTTGGCTTTCCGGTTGCTAGCCCGTTATCGGGTACGCCCGGCGAGTCCGCGGCAGCACGTTGTCACGATCAACGAGCCGTCGTCTCCACCTGACGTATCGTTTCGATCCAGGTTCCCAAACCGTCCTCGTCGCGCGGCTGTGCTCGGATGACCGGATAGTGTTGTGCCACACCCCCAACCAATTCCATCAGCGCGTCCCGTGTCTTTCGTTTGAGGGAGGTGTACTCCACGGCCAAACCGGTGGCCAGATGCGGGTCATAGGGTATCCGATAGAAGTCCGGGACCCGCTTCCTGAATTGGTTTTCGACGATTCCGAAATCCACAAAGGGCTTGGTTTTCCGAATGGCGTTGAGAACTACCACCGTGTGCTGAAGCAACCTGGCAGGCGCATGTGCATCCAGCCAGTCCAGGGTGGCTAACGCCCCTTCGACACCGCGCACGTCGTCGGATGCCACCACAACCAGGCCAGTGACACTGCTGACGATCTTGCTAAACAATGGCCCATTGACCGGTGTGCCGCAGTCAAGCAATATCACGTTGCAGTGATTGTCCAGCATCTTCATCGCGGTCTCGTAGTCATCAGGACCAAGCCGGTATGTGGACCGCGGATCATTCTGGGCACCAAGCATTTCTAGCCGGTCGTTGTTCATCACGGTGTGTACACGCACATCCGCGTAGCGTTTGGCATTCCGTGCTGACACGAAATGTTCGATGTTGGTCTGCGGCCCACCGCGCTCACTGAATCGTGCCGAAAGATCCCCCAGATCGGCATCGACATCGACGGCGATCACCCGATCGCCGCGCAGCCGGGCCATGGCATTGCCCAGCGCCACCGTGATCGTGGTCTTACCTACACCGCCCTTGGCGGAGACGAACGCTACCTTGTGGACATCGGACAATGGAGCGCAGATACGGCGATTCAACTCATTGGTCTGCTCGGCCTTGGCGCTTGGTTCCGGATTTACCCGCCCTAAAGTCGCCTTGGTCACGAACTTGCGCCAACCCTCCCCGGCTGCAGGACGCCGGCGAGCCACCAGGAGATCACGTCCGTCGTCGTAGGGATGCCGAAACGTGGTCGGTTGCGGGCGGCTAGCCGGCTCGGCCACGGGTGCCGTCGGGACATC is a genomic window containing:
- a CDS encoding 5'-methylthioadenosine/adenosylhomocysteine nucleosidase, encoding MTTGLICAIPQELAHLRRALCRVQSQRVAQVSFDIGELDGHRVVVAGGGIGKVNTALAATLLADRFGCHAIVFTGVAGGLDPKLRIGDVVIADRVIQHDAGLIESQRLGVYQAGHVPFINPTERLGYSVDLDLMGRVRHRLKDFAMPLLSRVAGGHSQPSRMAYGTILSGDQYLQCEVTRDSLQRELGGLAIEMEGGALAQVGESFGIPWLNIRCLSDLAGCDSRFDFAAFVDHVAVGSAAILRHLLPVL
- a CDS encoding cupin domain-containing protein, with amino-acid sequence MTELPDWAQCLQLSPHPEGGWFRETWRSELEISQSALPAEYAGPRSAGTAILFLLMPGQQSAWHIVRSAELWFFHRGSPLLLEVGDRQCTATTHVMGADVHAGQRPQLLVPPGCWQRAQPRDDEPTLVSCVVVPGFDFTDFTMTPA
- a CDS encoding phytoene desaturase family protein — protein: MSTALVVGGGPNGLAAAISLAKAGLQVTVLEAADEVGGGARSSEAIVPGLLHDHCSAIHPMAVGSPFLSSFELHRYGLTWRWPEIDCVHPLDDGNAGVLHRSVAQTAASLGRDGSRWRLVFGYPAAQFDALSEDIMRPLLRFPHHPLMLARFGAPTVLPASTFARLFRTEQGRALFGGVAAHAFRPLHYPMTCAIGIGIITAGHRHGWAVAEGGSQAITNAMLALLSDLGGQIETGVRVQTAAQLPPADVTMFDLAPSAVAAILADRLPRRISRAYTKFRRGPGAFKVDFAVEGGVPWTNPDAHRAGTVHLAGSYSELAATEREIHAGRMPERPFVLVGQQYLADPQRSVGNVHPVWSYAHVPNGYTGDATAAIIAQIERFAPGFRERIIGCTVRTTTQLATDNDNYVGGDIMTGAKDIRQLVFGPRITLSPYAVGAPGMYICSAATPPGPGAHGMCGANAAQAALNDLARHA
- a CDS encoding HdeD family acid-resistance protein, which codes for MTTTEKTIFEGPLHQLARNAWQLLLLIGVLAVALGVIVLAWPGKTLVVAGVLFGIYLVFSGIGYVFAAFGTHAGAAMRVLAFIGGIVSLVLGFFCFRDKLESIMLLALWIGIGWLFRGMTILAAALSFDHMPARGWQALSGLIIVIGGGVMIISPLNSIAILTLVAGCWLIVIGIMDVITALQVRGRLKA
- a CDS encoding AAA family ATPase, translated to MTTFRERRTMFDAAVASYQSGDKASAGAAFARLTVENPDMSDSWLGRLACGDHDLDTLAGAHQHSEALYSETRRVGLKDGDLRAEIAAPMYLTLTTWSRATIGLAYASGLITAARYEEASVALDDPVVTEDDDAALARQFVMATLFHQTRSWSNVLKVAEVPPPSSDTDDGRELSDAVAALASTAAANLGQFQFALELTEKVSTTNPQVAADVALTRAWCLRELGDDDAARAALTAAPVSDVPTAPVAEPASRPQPTTFRHPYDDGRDLLVARRRPAAGEGWRKFVTKATLGRVNPEPSAKAEQTNELNRRICAPLSDVHKVAFVSAKGGVGKTTITVALGNAMARLRGDRVIAVDVDADLGDLSARFSERGGPQTNIEHFVSARNAKRYADVRVHTVMNNDRLEMLGAQNDPRSTYRLGPDDYETAMKMLDNHCNVILLDCGTPVNGPLFSKIVSSVTGLVVVASDDVRGVEGALATLDWLDAHAPARLLQHTVVVLNAIRKTKPFVDFGIVENQFRKRVPDFYRIPYDPHLATGLAVEYTSLKRKTRDALMELVGGVAQHYPVIRAQPRDEDGLGTWIETIRQVETTAR